Proteins from a genomic interval of Dendropsophus ebraccatus isolate aDenEbr1 chromosome 6, aDenEbr1.pat, whole genome shotgun sequence:
- the LOC138795315 gene encoding olfactory receptor-like protein OLF1: MPQDIENFWAMDLPINKTLAYDVVLLGFSQNFQINLVLFLLFSIIYLVTVFGNGFMVCVVIICPHLHTPMYFFLSNLAVIDLLISTRTVPKLLMDLLSSSKSISLWGCCFQFYTASFLGETEYLLLALMAYDRYVAICKPLHYLLTMRWSVCYRLLAIILVIGFITTLIPSVLVPVKLCNPNQINHFVCGLRPVLKLSCDSVQELEILITLFAFITILLPFIFILVSYIAIISSILKLHSTGRSKAFSTCSSHVMVVVLLYGTALVIFLSSSSNYTSNQEKYTSVVTLIVIPMLNPLIYSLKNKDVTKIFATGKERNAA, from the exons ATGCCTCAAG ATATTGAAAATTTTTGGGCAATGGATCTCCCCATTAATAAGACACTTGCCTATGATGTTGTTCTTCTTGGATTTTCCCAAAATTTTCAGATAAACCTTGTCCTTTTCCTCTTATTCTCCATCATCTATTTGGTGACTGTATTCGGCAATGGCTTCATGGTGTGTGTGGTCATCATCTGTCCTCACTTACACACCCCCATGTACTTTTTCCTCAGCAATTTAGCTGTTATAGACTTGTTGATTTCTACAAGAACGGTTCCAAAACTTCTAATGGATCTCTTGTCTTCTAGCAAAAGCATTTCGTTGTGGGGTTGTTGTTTCCAGTTCTACACTGCATCTTTCCTGGGTGAAACCGAATATCTGCTACTGGCCCTCATGGCGTATGATCGCTATGTGGCTATATGTAAACCTCTCCACTATCTCCTCACCATGAGATGGAGCGTTTGCTATCGGCTCCTTGCCATCATTTTGGTGATAGGTTTTATAACCACATTAATTCCATCAGTACTGGTACCAGTGAAGCTTTGCAACCCAAACCAGATCAACCATTTTGTCTGTGGGCTTCGCCCTGTACTAAAGTTGTCTTGTGACAGTGTTCAAGAGCTGGAGATTTTGATAACACTTTTTGCTTTTATTACCATCCTCCTTCCCTTTATATTCATCTTAGTATCATATATTGCTATTATATCATCTATATTAAAGCTTCACTCCACCGGCCGCTCTAAGGCCTTCTCTACATGTAGCTCTCACGTCATGGTGGTGGTCTTGCTCTACGGGACAGCATTGGTTATCTTCCTTTCTTCTTCATCCAACTACACATCCAACCAAGAAAAATACACTTCTGTTGTAACTTTGATTGTAATCCCGATGCTGAACCCTCTTATCTATAGTCTTAAAAACAAAGATGTCACCAAAATCTTTGCAACAGGAAAAGAGAGAAATGCAGCATGA